AAGGAACGGGTAGGCCATCCTCACCTAAGGACAGGAGGCGCTGTGGCAGACGCGGCATAGGAGGGTTCGACCTTGGCCGCCGGATGTCCCGCACCGCCCGACGAGACCGGCCGCCTGGACGGGCTGCTGCGCTTCGATCCGCACACGGACGCGCGGTACGAAGCGGAGCATGGCCGGGAGCGTGCCGTCGCCTTGTGCCAGATCGTCCTGTTCGGCGTCGCCATCTACAACGTCGACAACCTCACCAACCTGTGGCTGACGCCCGATCTCTTCGCGCTGAGCGTCGTCTGCCACCTGCTGGTGATCACGCCGGTCTCCCTCGTGCTGGCCTGGCTGATCCGGCGCGTCGGGCCGGCCCGGCGCGAAGGGCTCGCCCTTCTCGGGATGATCGGAGCCGCCGCGGTGCCGATCCTGCTGTTCTGGCTGACGACGGCCCCGCTCGGCAGCTACACGTTCCACACGTCGGTCCTGGCGATCGTCTTCGGGAACATGCTGCTGGCCCTGCGCTTCCGGCACGCCCTCGCCTTCACCGGCCTGGCCTTCGTCGGCGCGATGCTGGCCCTCGCCACCAAGTCGGGCCTCGATCCGAACCTGCGGCTCGGCCTGTCGGTGCAGTTCGTCACCGGCGGCACGTTCGCGCTCTACGCCAATTACCGGATGGAGCGGCAACGATGCCGCGAATATCTCCGGACGCTGGCCGCGCGAACCGCCTCCGAGGCGGCGGAGTCCGAGCGCGAGCGCTATCAGAGCCTGTCGCATACCGATGCCCTCACCGGCCTGCCCAACCGCCGCGCCCTCGACGAGCGGGTGCAGGACTGGCTCGGCGACGAGCGCGCCGTCGCCCTGATGATGATCGACATCGATCACTTCAAGCCGTTCAACGACACGTTGGGGCATCCGGAGGGCGATGCCTGCCTGCGCCGGGTGGCGGCCCTGTTCGCCACCTTCGTGCCGGAAACCGGGATGTGGCCCGAGATCCTGGCCGCCCGCTTCGGCGGCGAGGAATTCACCGTCGTGCTGCGGGATGCCGGGGCGCCGGAGGCGGCCCGGTGCGCCGCCGCCCTGGTGCGCGCCGTCGAGGCGCTGGCCATCCCCCATCCCGGCCGCCCGGACGGGACGGGGGTCGTCACGGTCAGCATCGGGGTCGCGCTGAAGGACGTGGGCGCCGCCCGGTCCCGGCCCGCGCTGTTTACGGCGGCCGACCAGGCGCTCTACCGGGCCAAGAGCCGGGGGCGGAACGGCTATGCCCTGGCGGAGGGCGGAGATCCCGTCGGGACGCGACCGTCGACGACGGCGGTCGCCAAAGTTGCCTGACCGGTTGGCCGGCGCCGAGCCCACGGAGCCGACCCCACGAACCGAGGTCGATGCCGTGCCGGAGCGTCAGCGACCGGTGCAGCGCAGGGCCTCGCGCTGGCAGGCGAAGCCGGGCGTCGAGCAATGGACCCCGTCGGCACCGCGGGTGCACACGCGGCACGAATCGGTCCATTCGCGGCAGCCGGGATCCTCGGCCGGCGACACGGCGACGGGGTGCGGCGCAGGCCCGCGGGCCGGCGCGACATGGGCCACGAGGATCGTCGCCAGGGTGGCGGCGGCGGCGATCCACGCGAAGGCGGTGTCGCGGGAGCGGTCGGGTCGGAAATCGGCCATGCCGGGTTCCTCTCCCGCCGCGCCCCGCCTGTCAATCGAAGCTCTACTCGGCCGCCCGGACCTCGGGCGTCCCGACGCCGGCGGCGGCGAGCCGCGGCGCGGCCGAGGACTCGGCCACCGGCAGATCGTCCTCCTCGGCCAGGACCACGAAGCGCCCGGCCTCACCGTCATAGACCAGGAGGTGGCCGGTCTCGATCTCGAACAGCCAGCCGTGCAGGGTGAGCTGGCCGGCGGCGAGGGCGCTCGCCACCGCCGGGTGGGTGCGCAGGTGGTTGAGCTGCACCAGCACGTTCTCCATCGCCAGGGCGTGCAGGCGGCGCTTGTCGTCGATATCGTCCGGATAGGCGTCGCAGACGATCTTGCGGGCCGCCTCGCCATGGCGCAGCCAGGCGCCGACATTCGGCATTTTTTCCGCGAGGCCCGGGGTGAGCAGGCCCTTCATGGCGCCGCAATCGGAGTGGCCGCAGATCACGATGTCGCGCACGCCGAGCGCCATCACGGCGTACTCGACCGCCGCGGTCACGCCGCCCAGCATGGTGGCGAAGGGCGGCACGATGTTGCCGACGTTGCGGGTGACGAACAATTCGCCCGGGCCCGCCTGGGTGATCAGCTCCGGCACGACGCGGGAATCGGCGCAGGAGATCACCAGGGCCTTCGGCTTCTGGCCGTCATGGACGAGGCGCTGATAGACGGAACGCTGGCTCGGAAACACCTGCTCGCGGAACTGCGTGAAACCCTGAACGATATTGTCCATCATCGGCAACCTCCTCTCTGGGGGCACCGCCCGACGACGCGGAGACCGGCCGGTCGGACGATGCGGCAAACTCCAGGGCCTGGATCGGCATCCGACCGCGTCGCGATCGGGCAGCTTTCCAGGCCGCAGCCGAGCGGGCCCGCCACGGGGCCGCGCCATGATCCCGAGAACGTCGCGAGACGCCGCCGGGTTGCCCTGGGTCGTGCCTCTGCCTGTGCGTCATCTGGCCCGGCGCCGGGCCGGGATGAGAGTGCGGTCCTCGACCGTGGCCGTGCCGCGTTGACGGCGCGGCGAATTCTGCGACGAAGGGGGCGTCCGCGCCTCTCCCGGAGACCGCCCGCGCCATGCACCCGCACACCTTCCTCTGCGTCGACGCCCATACCTGCGGCAACCCGGTGCGGGTGGTCGCCGGCGGCGGCCCGGTCCTGCCCAACGTGTCCATGGGCGAGAAGCGGCAGATCTTCGTCGCCGAGCACGACTGGGTGCGCCGGGCCCTGATGTTCGAGCCGCGCGGCCACGACGCGATGTCGGGCTCGATCCTCTATCCGCCGTCGCGGGAGGATTGCGAACTCGGCGTGCTGTTCATAGAGGTCTCGGGCTGCCTGCCGATGTGCGGCCACGGCACCATCGGCACCGTCACGGTGGCCCTGGAGCAGGGCTTCGTGGTGCCGCGCGTCGAGGGGCACCTGTCGCTCGAAGTCCCGGCCGGCAAGGTCGAGGTCGAGTATCGCCGCAACGGCCGCTTCATCGACGAGGTCCGGCTCTACAACATCCCGAGCTACCTGCACGCCGCCGATGTCCGGGTCGAGGTGCCGGGGCTCGGGCCGCTCACCGTCGACGTGTCCTATGGCGGCAACTTCTACGCCATCGTCGAGCCGCAGCCCGGCTGGGCCGGCCTCGACGGCATGACCTCCGCCGAGATCCTGACCCTGAGCCCGCTGGTGCGCGAGGCGGTGCACCGGGCCGTCGCCCCGGTCCACCCGGAGGATCCGCGCATCCAGGGCCTGAGCCACGTCATGTGGGCCGACCGCCCGAAGCACCCGGAGGCGCACGCCCGCAACGCCGTGTTCTACGGCGACAAAGGCATCGACCGCTCGCCCTGCGGCACCGGCACCTCGGCCCGGATGGCACAGCGCGTCGCCAAGGGCCTGCTCAAGGTCGGCGACGACTTCGTGCACGAGAGCATCATCGGCACGCTGTTCCACGGCCGAGTCGAGAGCCAGGCGGAGGTCGGCGGGCGCGCCGCCATCCGCCCGAGCATCGGCGGCTGGGCCCGGGTGATCGGGCACAACACCATCCTGGTCGACGAGCGCGACCCCCTCGCCTTCGGGTTTCAGCTGGCGTGAGGGCGCCGTTCAATCGGCTTTGTCCGCAGAAACTTGGATAAAGTCCGAGATCTCCCATCCTCCACCTCATCCTGAGGTGTCAGAGCTTGTTTGATTATGATGTGACTGCTGCAGAGGACTTCTTCTTCCAGCCCACAACCTCATCCTGAGGTGTTAGCCGATCGAAGATCGGCTGACCTCGAAGGAGGGCTCCAGGGATCGCGCAGGCTTCTGGAGGCCTCCTTCGAGGTCAGTCCATCGTTGATGGACTGACACCTCAGGATGAGGTCGAGAATGGGAAGAAATTACCCTTCACGTCAAACAGGCTCTCAGTCGATCATCGATCGACTGACCTCGAAGGAGGGCTCCAGAAATCTTTGAGCGAACTGGAGCCCTCCTTCGAGGCTCCTTTCAGTCGCACCTCAGGATGAGGTCGCGAATGGGGAGAAAGAGACGCATGCGTGGCGAGCCTCGCCGATCGGACAGGCCCTGAGGTGTGGAATCGTCATTGCGACGCCCCCTCCCCGATCATCGTGAAGCCCTGCGCCTCGAAGAAGCGCCTTGCGGCCTTGCTCCGCAGATAGGCGAGGAAGCGCGCGCCACCGTCGCCCTTCGCCTCGGCCGTGACCGCGAACGGATAGACCACCGGCGGGTGGCTGCCTTCGGGAAAGACCCCCACCACCTTCACGCCCGGATCCGACCTCGCGTCGCTCTCGTAGACGACGCCAAGCGGCGCCTCGCCGCGGGAGACCAGCGCCAAAGCCGCCCGCACGTTGTCGGCCTGGGCGAGCCGCGGCTGCACCTGCGCCCACAGGCCCAGTGTCTCGAACGCCGCCTTGGCGTATTTGCCGATCGGCACCGAGTTGACCTCGCCGGTGGCGAGCCGCCCGTCGGGACCGAGCGTCCGGGAAAACCAGTCCGGCGTGAACGTCGCCTCGGTCACCCTGGCATCCTTGGGCGCAACCACCACCAGGCGGTTGGCCAGCAGGTTCACCCGGGTCTCGGGCCGGATCAGCTTGCGGGCGGCGAGGTAGTCCATCCATTCGAGATCGGCCGAGGCGAAGAGATCGGCCGGCGCGCCCTGCTCGATCTGGCGCGCCAGCGCCGAGGAGGCGGCGTAGCTCGCCCGCACCGGGATGCCGCTCTCCGCCGCGAAGGCCTTGCCGGCCTCGTCGAGGGCGTTCTTCAGGCTCGCCGCGGCAAAGACCGTGGTGGGTTCGGCGGCCGAGGCCGGGGCCGCGAGGAGGAGCAGGCAGGCGGCCCAGAGGGCGCGGGTGCGGCGCATGGCTAAAACATCCTCTCGTCGCGGCCGAGCGGGTCGGCCGCCGCTTCTTATGTCGCGGCGCATGGCGGCGGCCAATATCGAGGTTACCGGCTCGCCCGCGTGATCGCCCGCTCCGCATTCACCCGCGCCGCCCAGTCCCTGGCCCGATCCTCGCCCTTCAGATCGACGAGCCGCGCGCCCGCCACGTCGGCATTCTTGAACTCCGCCCCCGCCACATTCGCGCCGGTCAGGTTCGCCCCCGACAGATCGGCCCCCGTCAGCACCGCGTCGGTGAGGTCGGCGCCGCGCAGATCGGCATAGTCGAGCCGGGCGCGGCCGAGATCGGCGCCGCGCAGGGTGGCGCCGGTGAGGTTCACCGAGGTAAACACCGTCCGCATCAGGCCCATCGACTGGTTCTTGAGGTCGGCCCCGCCCTTCAGGCCGGCGAGGTTCGCCCCGCTCAGGTTGGCGTTCCGGAAATCGCCGATCGGGATCGCCTGGCTGAGATCGGCGCCGCTGAAATTCGCGTCGCGCGCCATGATGCCGAACATCCGCGCGCCCGCGAGCTTGGCGCCGGAGAGATCCGCCTTCAGGAACCAGGATTGCTCGAGGTTGGCACCAGTGAGGTCGGTGCCGCGCAAGCTGGCCTTGTTCAGGCGCGCGGTGCGCAGGTTGGCGCCGTGCAGGTCGAGGCCGGAGAGGTCGAGGCCGGACAGAGCCTTGCCCGAGAGATCGACCGGCCCACCCCTGGCGATCAGCGCCTCGATGTCGGCCCGGCTCATCTCGGCCTTCGTCATCGCCGGGGAGGCCATGTCGGCGCCGAGCAGCATGTCCTGCTCGGCGGCGGCCGGGCCTGCCATCAGGACGAGGACAGCAAGGGCGAGGCGGCGCATCGGTTCACTCCCGTCGGTGTACCGCGCCGATCGATCGGGCGCCGGCCTGTTGCCCGCAATAGAGCATCAAGCCAGTCCCGAAGCGAGGCCGACCAACAGCCAAGGGCGCGGGCCTTAGAGCGCTTCACGATCGCGGCGCAATCGCGAAGCTCTCTAAGTCCTTGTTATGCCGCATTTTCTGCGACGAACCGGTTTCCACTTCGTCGGAAAATGCTCTAGCCCGCGCCCTTCACCTCAATGCCCGTGGGCGTGCTCCCGCGCCGGTTCCGGCGCGTGCACCGCCTCCGGCGCCGCGTCGAGGTTCTCGTCCCGCACGCGCTTCCTCTGGAAGAACCGCATCGCGACGACGAAGAAGACCGGGACCAGGATCACCGCCAGCACGGTGGCGGAGATCATCCCGCCCATCACGCCGGTGCCGATCGCCTGCTGGCTCTTCGAGGCCGCGCCGGTCGCGATGGCGAGCGGCACGACGCCGAAGATGAAGGCGAGCGAGGTCATGACGATCGGCCGGAAGCGCAGGCGCGAGGCCTCGACCGTGGCCGGCACCAGCTTGGTGCCGGGCTTCCAGAGTTCACGGGCGAACTCGATGATCAGGATCGCGTTCTTGGCCGACAGGCCGATGATCGTGATGAGCCCGATCTTGAAGTACACGTCGTTGGGCATG
This sequence is a window from Methylobacterium sp. SyP6R. Protein-coding genes within it:
- a CDS encoding 4-hydroxyproline epimerase — protein: MHPHTFLCVDAHTCGNPVRVVAGGGPVLPNVSMGEKRQIFVAEHDWVRRALMFEPRGHDAMSGSILYPPSREDCELGVLFIEVSGCLPMCGHGTIGTVTVALEQGFVVPRVEGHLSLEVPAGKVEVEYRRNGRFIDEVRLYNIPSYLHAADVRVEVPGLGPLTVDVSYGGNFYAIVEPQPGWAGLDGMTSAEILTLSPLVREAVHRAVAPVHPEDPRIQGLSHVMWADRPKHPEAHARNAVFYGDKGIDRSPCGTGTSARMAQRVAKGLLKVGDDFVHESIIGTLFHGRVESQAEVGGRAAIRPSIGGWARVIGHNTILVDERDPLAFGFQLA
- a CDS encoding carbonic anhydrase is translated as MDNIVQGFTQFREQVFPSQRSVYQRLVHDGQKPKALVISCADSRVVPELITQAGPGELFVTRNVGNIVPPFATMLGGVTAAVEYAVMALGVRDIVICGHSDCGAMKGLLTPGLAEKMPNVGAWLRHGEAARKIVCDAYPDDIDDKRRLHALAMENVLVQLNHLRTHPAVASALAAGQLTLHGWLFEIETGHLLVYDGEAGRFVVLAEEDDLPVAESSAAPRLAAAGVGTPEVRAAE
- a CDS encoding pentapeptide repeat-containing protein, whose translation is MRRLALAVLVLMAGPAAAEQDMLLGADMASPAMTKAEMSRADIEALIARGGPVDLSGKALSGLDLSGLDLHGANLRTARLNKASLRGTDLTGANLEQSWFLKADLSGAKLAGARMFGIMARDANFSGADLSQAIPIGDFRNANLSGANLAGLKGGADLKNQSMGLMRTVFTSVNLTGATLRGADLGRARLDYADLRGADLTDAVLTGADLSGANLTGANVAGAEFKNADVAGARLVDLKGEDRARDWAARVNAERAITRASR
- a CDS encoding GGDEF domain-containing protein yields the protein MAAGCPAPPDETGRLDGLLRFDPHTDARYEAEHGRERAVALCQIVLFGVAIYNVDNLTNLWLTPDLFALSVVCHLLVITPVSLVLAWLIRRVGPARREGLALLGMIGAAAVPILLFWLTTAPLGSYTFHTSVLAIVFGNMLLALRFRHALAFTGLAFVGAMLALATKSGLDPNLRLGLSVQFVTGGTFALYANYRMERQRCREYLRTLAARTASEAAESERERYQSLSHTDALTGLPNRRALDERVQDWLGDERAVALMMIDIDHFKPFNDTLGHPEGDACLRRVAALFATFVPETGMWPEILAARFGGEEFTVVLRDAGAPEAARCAAALVRAVEALAIPHPGRPDGTGVVTVSIGVALKDVGAARSRPALFTAADQALYRAKSRGRNGYALAEGGDPVGTRPSTTAVAKVA
- the modA gene encoding molybdate ABC transporter substrate-binding protein, whose protein sequence is MRRTRALWAACLLLLAAPASAAEPTTVFAAASLKNALDEAGKAFAAESGIPVRASYAASSALARQIEQGAPADLFASADLEWMDYLAARKLIRPETRVNLLANRLVVVAPKDARVTEATFTPDWFSRTLGPDGRLATGEVNSVPIGKYAKAAFETLGLWAQVQPRLAQADNVRAALALVSRGEAPLGVVYESDARSDPGVKVVGVFPEGSHPPVVYPFAVTAEAKGDGGARFLAYLRSKAARRFFEAQGFTMIGEGASQ